One window of Triplophysa rosa linkage group LG10, Trosa_1v2, whole genome shotgun sequence genomic DNA carries:
- the ddx24 gene encoding ATP-dependent RNA helicase DDX24, with amino-acid sequence MKMKVKKRCVPSKRGIVVKGEWKAVNVDPSLFSDPCLDGLVCFEELTDYALVEPEKTIHADESVKKTRTDRKRKPSEDADDTEAGRKKKKKLITDDDASVDDEEMSRDDQTPQTTSTLTKQEKKKKKRKKKKKNARSEECEVKRSDAGDVGTAPSKKKKPQNKNWSDAALADAGSPNADVSAWKDLFVPDVVLKALSKLGFSAPTPIQALAIPPAVRDHLDVLGAAETGSGKTLSFAIPMIHMILEWRKGSNQQQSAECSEGETRVESINLPSISVHTDSGSGADDDDDDDDAPVKDEDDDGVTAGVPEAHERPLLGLILTPTRELAVQVKHHIDAVAQFTGIKTAIVVGGMAPQKQHRMLMRRPEIVIATPGRLWEMIKERHPHLQKLRQLRCLVIDEADRMVEKGHFSELESLLEMLNTSQFNPKRQTFIFSATLTMVHGLPLRLQQKKKKKTAAGRMEQRSKLQLLMEKVGMKDKPKIIDLTRKEATVETLTETRIICSKEEKDFSLYYFLRRYPGRTMVFANSIDCIKRLNALLLILDCSPLALHANMHQKQRLKNLERFAEQDSCVLLTTDVAARGLDVPNVQHVIHYQVPRTSETYVHRSGRTARATKEGLSLLLIGPDDLINYKKICRTLEKDEDLPVFPIEATCMTAIKERVNLARKIEKMEYFHGREKQHNSWVRQAAEALDIDVEEDLLLGQGKDEEEERQQQKLVKVMKKRLKQMISQPVFRNTMKTKYPTQMGKLQLPQAPVTTATAALTSFAHHKQTARAQRKHKH; translated from the exons ATGAAGATGAAGGTGAAGAAGAGGTGTGTCCCTTCTAAGAGAGGGATCGTGGTGAAGGGTGAGTGGAAGGCGGTGAACGTGGATCCCAGTCTGTTCTCTGATCCGTGTTTGGACGGTCTGGTGTGTTTCGAAGAACTGACGGATTATGCTCTCGTGGAGCCTGAAAAGACCATTCACGCGGACGAGTCTGTGAAGAAAACTagaacagacagaaagagaaaacccAGTGAAGATGCTGATGACACTGAAGCTGgaagaaagaagaagaagaagctcATCACAGATGACGACGCGTCTGTAGATGATGAAGAGATGTCACGGGACGATCAGACTCCACAAACAACATCCACACTGACAAAAcaagagaagaagaagaagaagcgtaagaagaaaaagaagaacgCGCGTTCAGAGGAGTGTGAAGTGAAGAGGTCGGACGCTGGTGATGTAGGAACGGCTCCgtctaaaaagaaaaaacccCAAAACAAAAACTGGAGTGATGCAGCTCTCGCAGACGCAGGCAGTCCGAACGCAGACGTGTCTGCATGGAAAGATCTGTTTGTACCTGACGTTGTTTTAAAAGCTCTCAGTAAACTCGGCTTTTCTGCACCCACTCCCATTCAAGCTCTGGCCATCCCACCGGCCGTCAGAGATCATTTAGATGTTCTGGGAGCTGCAGAGACGG GCAGCGGAAAGACTTTGTCTTTTGCCATTCCCATGATCCACATGATTCTAGAATGGAGGAAAGGCTCAAACCAGCAGCAGTCGGCTGAATGCAGTGAAGGCGAGACGCGTGTGGAGAGCATAAACCTGCCGTCGATCAGCGTGCACACAGACTCTGGCAGCGgcgctgatgatgatgatgatgatgatgacgctCCAGTGAaagatgaggatgatgatggtGTGACGGCCGGCGTACCAGAAGCTCATGAGCGACCGCTGCTCGGTCTGATTCTCACTCCCACTAGAGAGCTGGCCGTTCAGGTGAAACATCACATCGATGCTGTCGCTCAGTTCACAG GTATAAAAACAGCGATTGTTGTTGGTGGGATGGCACCACAGAAACAGCACCGGATGTTGATGCGGAGACCAGAGATCGTCATAGCGACGCCGGGCCGTTTGTGGGAGATGATCAAAGAGAGACACCCTCACCTGCAGAAGCTCAGACAGCTGCG GTGTCTCGTCATCGATGAAGCCGATCGTATGGTGGAGAAAGGTCACTTCTCGGAGCTGGAGAGTCTGCTGGAGATGCTCAACACCTCGCAGTTCAATCCCAAGAGACAGACGTTCATCTTCTCGGCCACGCTGACCATGGTGCACGGTCTGCCACTGCGGCTGcagcagaagaagaagaagaagacggCGGCCGGGAGGATGGAGCAGCGCAGCAAACTGCAGCTCCTCATGGAGAAAGTGGGCATGAAAGACAAACCCAAAATCATCGACCTGACACGCAAAGAAGCCACCGTGGAGACTCTGACGGAGACCAGGATCATCTGCAGCAAGGAGGAGAAGGACTTTTCTCTCTATTATTTCCTGCGGCGTTATCCCGGACGCACCATGGTGTTCGCCAACAGCATCGACTGCATCAAGAGACTGAACGCTCTGCTGCTGATCCTGGACTGCTCGCCGCTCGCTCTGCACGCTAACATGCACCAGAAACAGCGACTGAAGAATCTGGAGAGGTTTGCAGAGCAGGACAG TTGTGTTCTGCTCACCACAGATGTGGCTGCGCGAGGTCTCGATGTTCCAAACGTTCAACATGTGATTCACTATCAG GTTCCTCGCACGTCTGAGACTTACGTCCACCGCAGCGGCCGCACCGCTCGGGCCACCAAAGAGGGTCTCAGCTTGCTTCTGATTGGCCCTGATGATTTGATCAATTATAAGAAGATCTGCAGAACTCTGGAGAAAGACGAAGACCTTCCTGTGTTCCCTATTGAGGCCACGTGCATGACGGCCATTAAA GAGAGAGTGAATTTGGCCCGAAAGATCGAGAAGATGGAATATTTCCACGGTCGAGAGAAGCAGCACAATTCATGGGTGAGGCAAGCAGCTGAAGCGCTGGACATCGATGTGGAGGAGGACCTGCTGTTGG GACAAGGTAAAGATGAAGAGGAGGAGAGACAGCAGCAGAAGTTAGTGAAGGTGATGAAGAAGCGGTTGAAACAGATGATCTCACAACCCGTCTTCAGAAACACCATGAAGACAAAATACCCCACACAGATGGGTAAACTACAGCTGCCTCAAGCTCCCGTCACCACGGCGACTGCAGCGTTAACCAGCTTCGCTCATCACAAACAGACCGCACGAGCGCAGcgcaaacacaaacactga
- the serpina10b gene encoding protein Z-dependent protease inhibitor — MDLRVVSTLIYLSSLLYAFKTQESKAPDVTDLSFRNMDFAMNLYRRISRHHDNNIIFSPLSVSVSLATLLLAAGGSTRAQIAGGLNLASLDDDDDEVIPQLFQDLLRNISLIQQNTALFVDHRFDLEQVFSHQVKRFFGADVIGVEFGKTDVARDIINDYISKKTGGKVREMVKSVEPLTQMMLINTVFFKGDWQRLFDPNSTEPGRFYVDKYNIVQVPLMFAEDKFFTTEDGDVGARVLRLPYRGGASLLIVLPDASVDYTAIEDEITAERIFRWIKKMKPVKMEVHVPKFQLEQRYGMHELLPHLGISSVFHHSANLTGLSKDVGVKVSQVMHTAVMDVDETGTTAASATSAGITTYSLPTTFRVDRPFFFFLYHEATHSLLFMGRVIDPTKNSQ; from the exons ATGGATCTCAGAGTTGTGTCGACGCTCATTTATTTGTCCAGTCTTCTGTACGCCTTTAAAACTCAAGAGTCCAAAGCTCCAGACGTGACTGACCTGTCCTTCAGAAACATGGACTTTGCTATGAACCTGTATCGCAGAATATCACGTCATCATGACAATAACATCATCTTCTCACCGCTCAGTGTCTCCGTGTCCTTGGCGACGCTCTTACTGGCAGCGGGAGGCTCGACGCGCGCTCAGATCGCTGGCGGACTCAATCTGGCGTCTctagatgatgatgatgatgaagttaTTCCACAACTCTTCCAGGATCTGCTGAGAAATATTTCCCTCATACAGCAGAACACAGCGCTGTTCGTGGACCACAGGTTTGACCTCGAGCAGGTTTTCAGCCATCAGGTGAAGCGATTCTTCGGCGCTGACGTCATCGGCGTGGAGTTTGGAAAGACTGATGTCGCCAGGGACATCATCAATGATTACATCAGCAAGAAAACCGGTGGCAAAGTGCGCGAGATGGTGAAGAGCGTGGAGCCGCTGACGCAGATGATGCTGATCAACACAGTCTTCTTTAAGG GTGACTGGCAGCGTCTCTTCGACCCCAACAGCACTGAACCGGGTCGCTTTTACGTAGACAAGTACAACATCGTCCAGGTTCCGCTGATGTTCGCTGAGGATAAATTCTTCACGACGGAAGACGGCGATGTTGGCGCTCGCGTGCTGCGGCTGCCGTATCGTGGCGGTGCGTCTCTGCTGATCGTCCTGCCCGACGCATCTGTGGATTACACCGCCATAGAGGACGAAATCACCGCTGAAAGAATCTTCAGATGGATAAAAAAGATGAAACCTGT GAAGATGGAGGTCCACGTGCCCAAGTTTCAGCTGGAGCAAAGATACGGCATGCATGAACTTCTGCCACATCTGGGCATCAGCAGTGTGTTTCACCACTCGGCCAACCTCACAGGTTTGAGTAAAGATGTGGGCGTGAAAGTCTCTCAG GTGATGCATACAGCTGTGATGGATGTGGATGAAACGGGCACGACTGCCGCTTCAGCAACATCAGCGGGCATCACCACTTACTCTTTACCCACCACATTCCGAGTGGACCGACCCTTCTTTTTCTTCCTGTATCATGAAGCCACTCACAGTCTGCTGTTCATGGGTAGAGTCATTGATCCCACGAAGAACTCTCAATAA
- the atxn3 gene encoding ataxin-3: MESIFHEKQEGSLCAQHCLNNLLQGEYFSPVELSSIAQQLDEEERARMAEGGVQSEEYRTFLQQPSGNMDDSGFFSIQVISNALGVWGLEIVLFNSREYQQLHMDPVNEKAFICNYKEHWFTVRKLGQQWFNLNSLLTGPELISDTYLALFLAQLQQEGYSIFVIRGNLPDCEADQILGIMRVEQQQRPKLIGEDEAQRTPGPQVSDGGQSTDDVVLDEEELRKALALSRQDMEVEDEEADLRRAIQLSMQGCSDPRIPSESSCVTAGSSETLTAEELRRRRQAYFDRHSQQHTHDSKPAGGVEESASKASE, from the exons ATGGAGTCTATTTTCCACGAAAAA CAAGAGGGCTCTCTGTGTGCCCAGCACTGCTTGAATAATCTTCTTCAAGGTGAATATTTCAGTCCTGTGGAGCTGTCGTCCATCGCTCAGCAGCTGGATGAAGAAGAGCGCGCGAGGATGGCTGAAGGAGGCGTTCAGAGTGAAGAATACAGGACATTTCTACag CAGCCGTCTGGAAACATGGATGATAGCGGCTTCTTCTCTATTCAG gtgaTCAGTAACGCTCTGGGGGTTTGGGGGCTGGAGATCGTTCTGTTCAACAGTAGAGAATATCAGCAGTTACACATGGATCCCGT AAATGAAAAGGCTTTTATATGTAACTATAAAGAACATTGGTTTACAGTACGGAAACTGGGCCAGCAG TGGTTTAATCTAAACTCACTGCTGACGGGACCAGAGCTCATATCTGACACATATCTGGCACTCTTCTTAGCACAACTACAGCAGGAAG GATACTCTATATTCGTGATCCGAGGAAACCTGCCGGATTGTGAAGCCGATCAGATTTTGGGGATCATGCGAGTAGAGCAGCAGCAACGGCCGAAGTTGATTGGCGAAGATGAAGCTCAGAG GACGCCCGGGCCGCAGGTGTCAGATGGTGGCCAGAGCACTGACGATGTTGTGTTAGATGAGGAGGAGTTGAGGAAGGCTCTGGCTCTCAGCAGACAGGACATGGAGGTTGAAGACGAAGAGGCCGATCTGCGCCGAGCAATTCAACTCAGCATGCAGG GCTGCAGCGATCCCAGAATCCCCAGCGAGTCGAGCTGTGTGACAGCGGGGAGTAGTGAGACGCTGACAGCTGAGGAGTTACGCAGGAGGAGACAGGCGTACTTTGACAG GCATTCTCAACAACACACTCATGACAGTAAACCTGCAG gtGGTGTGGAGGAGAGTGCGAGTAAAGCTAGCGAGTGA
- the si:ch1073-416d2.4 gene encoding coiled-coil domain-containing protein 42 like-2 isoform X1 → MDLISLPVLTNEDSHKKLKVENRRKNIFVTQLDELGEQNTEQMKHIPVITECSSGILETGVNTLQSTLLLKKQVEMIDAHRKLLDKRHQFKRVMQILQQRRADLQHKQLETKQRAAKFEKFVEENEIKRRRALKKFLQEKQQNECKEKEKAELSTQLEQLQARRLYLQERVKKYKIFEEFLLKVLQVLPDSKSRRVMNACVRACVCVCVECFMWFESHADYLGYGTDLVTPIIRRHETLSTSRQELLQQLTSLTEELKTKQHHLDALKQQHSTYKLMSNQKLTELQTQLDEIKEKRKQLEMKLQMSVGQSRDQVEEMGNIFMAVRNLGEQCSLNHYGPLDVMDTMTMMDMIKEYIMEKADLEKRAMRLPDASSGTPGKKASSKSSSRPALKIPQ, encoded by the exons ATGGATCTAATCTCTTTACCTGTTCTGACAAACGAAGACTCACATAAAAAGCTGAAAGTAGAAAACAGAAGGAAAAACATCTTTGTTACGCAGTTGGACGAGCTCGG AGAGCAAAACACCGAACAGATGAAACACATCCCTGTGATAACAGAG TGTTCTAGCGGGATCCTGGAGACAGGCGTGAACACACTGCAGTCAACACTGCTGCTGAAGAAACAGGTGGAGATGATCGACGCTCACAGAAAACTTCTGGACAAACGACACCAGTTTAAACGCGTCATGCAGATCCTGCAGCAGAGAAGAGCAGATTTACAACACAAACAGCTGGAG ACAAAACAAAGGGCAGCGAAATTTGAGAAATTTGTAGAAGAGAATGAGATAAAACGTCGGCGTGCCTTGAAGAAATTCCTGCAGGAGAAACAGCAGAATGAGTGTAAAGAAAAGGAGAAAGCTGAACTCTCGACACAACTGGAACAATTGCAAGCAAG GCGACTTTATTTACAAGAGAGGGTGAAGAAATATAAGATTTTTGAAGAGTTCCTGTTGAAGGTTCTTCAGGTACTTCCAGACAGTAAGTCCAGACGTGTGATgaatgcgtgcgtgcgtgcgtgcgtgtgtgtgtgtgttgagtgttTCATGTGGTTTGAATCTCATGCAGACTATCTAGGCTATGGAACAGATTTAGTGACGCCAATAATCAGACGTCATGAGACGCTGTCCACCTCACGCCAGGAGCTTCTGCAGCAGTTAACCTCTCTGACGGAGGAGCTAAAAACAAAGCAACACCACCTCGACGCTCTCAAGCAACAACACAGCACATACAAACTC ATGAGTAACCAGAAGTTAACAGAACTGCAGACACAGTTGGATGAAATAAAGGAGAAGAGGAAACAGCTGGAGATGAAGCTGCAGATGAGTGTGGGTCAATCCAGAGATCAG GTGGAGGAGATGGGCAATATTTTCATGGCTGTAAGGAATCTTGGAGAGCAGTGTTCTCTGAATCACTATGGACCTTTAGATGTCATGGACACGATGACTATGATGGACATGATAAAG GAGTACATTATGGAGAAAGCAGACCTGGAGAAAAGAGCCATGAGACTCCCAGACGCCAGTTCAGGAACACCAGGAAAAAAAGCTTCCAGTAAGAGCAGCAGCAGACCAGCACTGAAGATCCCTCAGTAG
- the si:ch1073-416d2.4 gene encoding coiled-coil domain-containing protein 42 homolog isoform X2: MDLISLPVLTNEDSHKKLKVENRRKNIFVTQLDELGEQNTEQMKHIPVITECSSGILETGVNTLQSTLLLKKQVEMIDAHRKLLDKRHQFKRVMQILQQRRADLQHKQLETKQRAAKFEKFVEENEIKRRRALKKFLQEKQQNECKEKEKAELSTQLEQLQARRLYLQERVKKYKIFEEFLLKVLQVLPDNYLGYGTDLVTPIIRRHETLSTSRQELLQQLTSLTEELKTKQHHLDALKQQHSTYKLMSNQKLTELQTQLDEIKEKRKQLEMKLQMSVGQSRDQVEEMGNIFMAVRNLGEQCSLNHYGPLDVMDTMTMMDMIKEYIMEKADLEKRAMRLPDASSGTPGKKASSKSSSRPALKIPQ; encoded by the exons ATGGATCTAATCTCTTTACCTGTTCTGACAAACGAAGACTCACATAAAAAGCTGAAAGTAGAAAACAGAAGGAAAAACATCTTTGTTACGCAGTTGGACGAGCTCGG AGAGCAAAACACCGAACAGATGAAACACATCCCTGTGATAACAGAG TGTTCTAGCGGGATCCTGGAGACAGGCGTGAACACACTGCAGTCAACACTGCTGCTGAAGAAACAGGTGGAGATGATCGACGCTCACAGAAAACTTCTGGACAAACGACACCAGTTTAAACGCGTCATGCAGATCCTGCAGCAGAGAAGAGCAGATTTACAACACAAACAGCTGGAG ACAAAACAAAGGGCAGCGAAATTTGAGAAATTTGTAGAAGAGAATGAGATAAAACGTCGGCGTGCCTTGAAGAAATTCCTGCAGGAGAAACAGCAGAATGAGTGTAAAGAAAAGGAGAAAGCTGAACTCTCGACACAACTGGAACAATTGCAAGCAAG GCGACTTTATTTACAAGAGAGGGTGAAGAAATATAAGATTTTTGAAGAGTTCCTGTTGAAGGTTCTTCAGGTACTTCCAGACA ACTATCTAGGCTATGGAACAGATTTAGTGACGCCAATAATCAGACGTCATGAGACGCTGTCCACCTCACGCCAGGAGCTTCTGCAGCAGTTAACCTCTCTGACGGAGGAGCTAAAAACAAAGCAACACCACCTCGACGCTCTCAAGCAACAACACAGCACATACAAACTC ATGAGTAACCAGAAGTTAACAGAACTGCAGACACAGTTGGATGAAATAAAGGAGAAGAGGAAACAGCTGGAGATGAAGCTGCAGATGAGTGTGGGTCAATCCAGAGATCAG GTGGAGGAGATGGGCAATATTTTCATGGCTGTAAGGAATCTTGGAGAGCAGTGTTCTCTGAATCACTATGGACCTTTAGATGTCATGGACACGATGACTATGATGGACATGATAAAG GAGTACATTATGGAGAAAGCAGACCTGGAGAAAAGAGCCATGAGACTCCCAGACGCCAGTTCAGGAACACCAGGAAAAAAAGCTTCCAGTAAGAGCAGCAGCAGACCAGCACTGAAGATCCCTCAGTAG